Proteins found in one Oscillospiraceae bacterium genomic segment:
- a CDS encoding ABC transporter permease: MYTAFLKKELTESSRTHKLLILVIVFLLFGIMSPVTAKILPDIMSSVMPEDMILTLPTPTALDSWGQFFKNVSQMGLIVVVLVFGGIMAGEFSKGTLVNMLTKGLSRPVVILSKFTSAVLIWTAIYALCFGVAYAYTAYFWSMDNVSNLFLSTAGLWVYGVLLITELILGGILFKGNYGGLLFTFGLVAVTLLVSIAPTWNKYNPISCGNLNTGLLSGQVAPADFYPAMIVCGGLIALFLTAAILVFNKKQV; the protein is encoded by the coding sequence ATGTATACTGCATTTTTGAAAAAAGAACTCACGGAGAGTTCCAGAACACACAAGCTGTTAATCTTGGTCATCGTATTTCTGCTGTTCGGCATCATGAGCCCCGTCACGGCCAAAATCCTGCCGGATATCATGAGTTCGGTGATGCCCGAAGATATGATTCTCACGCTGCCGACACCCACAGCGCTCGATTCCTGGGGTCAATTTTTCAAAAACGTCTCCCAAATGGGGCTGATCGTCGTTGTGCTCGTCTTCGGCGGCATCATGGCCGGTGAATTCAGCAAGGGCACTCTGGTCAATATGCTGACGAAAGGGCTCTCCCGACCCGTTGTGATTCTGTCCAAATTCACCTCCGCGGTATTGATCTGGACGGCAATTTATGCCCTTTGCTTCGGGGTTGCCTATGCCTATACGGCCTATTTTTGGAGTATGGATAATGTCTCGAACCTGTTCCTGTCGACAGCCGGTCTCTGGGTTTACGGCGTGCTGCTGATCACAGAATTGATTTTAGGCGGCATATTGTTCAAAGGAAATTACGGCGGCCTGCTGTTCACCTTCGGCCTCGTTGCAGTCACTCTGCTCGTAAGCATCGCGCCGACTTGGAATAAATATAATCCCATCAGCTGCGGCAATTTAAACACAGGTCTGCTCTCCGGACAGGTCGCACCGGCGGACTTTTATCCCGCGATGATCGTCTGTGGCGGTTTGATCGCGTTGTTCCTGACAGCCGCAATTCTTGTGTTCAATAAAAAGCAGGTGTAA
- a CDS encoding ABC transporter ATP-binding protein — translation MNILTIEHVSKSFGDHKVIDDISFEVPEKSIFGFIGQNGAGKTTTMKMILGLLKADTGTIRVNGEPVRYGQTKTNRFIGYLPDVPEFYGYMKPREYLTLCGEITGLDKKTLKSRCDELIHLVGLEKANKKIGGFSRGMKQRLGIAQALINEPKLLICDEPTSALDPIGRKELLDILERVTGKTTVLFSTHILSDVERICDRIALLNNGKLALCGTIADIKKQHREDGLLIEFSSPDDIKVFLSAIDTPDYLNKTEVNGLSVVLRAADAARAQKDTIDILSQKQLRPVKFELLEPSIETLFMEAVK, via the coding sequence ATGAACATTCTGACGATTGAACATGTCTCAAAGAGCTTCGGCGACCACAAAGTCATCGACGACATTTCGTTTGAAGTACCCGAAAAATCCATCTTCGGCTTTATCGGCCAAAACGGAGCGGGCAAAACCACGACCATGAAGATGATTCTGGGCCTGCTGAAAGCGGACACCGGCACCATCCGGGTCAACGGCGAGCCCGTCCGGTACGGCCAGACCAAGACAAACCGCTTTATCGGCTATCTGCCCGACGTACCCGAGTTCTACGGCTATATGAAGCCGCGGGAATATCTGACGCTGTGCGGAGAAATCACAGGACTTGATAAGAAAACCTTGAAAAGCCGCTGTGATGAGCTGATTCATCTGGTGGGGCTTGAAAAAGCGAATAAAAAGATCGGCGGATTTTCGAGGGGCATGAAGCAGCGGCTCGGCATTGCGCAGGCATTGATCAACGAACCGAAACTGCTGATCTGTGACGAGCCGACATCCGCGCTCGACCCCATCGGCCGCAAAGAACTGCTTGACATTCTCGAGCGGGTCACCGGTAAAACCACCGTGCTGTTTTCCACCCACATTCTCTCGGACGTGGAGCGTATCTGCGACCGCATCGCCCTGCTCAACAACGGCAAGCTGGCACTCTGCGGCACCATCGCCGACATCAAAAAGCAACACCGCGAGGACGGTCTGCTGATCGAATTCAGCTCACCCGACGACATAAAGGTCTTTCTCTCGGCAATCGATACGCCGGACTACTTAAATAAAACCGAGGTAAACGGCCTATCGGTGGTTTTGAGGGCCGCGGACGCTGCCCGCGCGCAAAAAGATACGATTGATATCCTGTCGCAAAAGCAGCTGCGCCCCGTCAAATTTGAGCTGCTTGAACCGAGTATCGAGACCTTGTTTATGGAGGCGGTGAAATAA
- a CDS encoding PLDc N-terminal domain-containing protein, whose amino-acid sequence MEKLIEYLPFLIPILIVELTLTVVALVHVLRHPHYRFGNKVFWIIMCFIQIIGPVIYFIFGKGEEE is encoded by the coding sequence ATGGAAAAACTGATCGAGTATCTCCCGTTTTTAATCCCGATTCTCATTGTGGAACTGACGCTCACTGTCGTGGCCCTCGTACATGTCCTCAGACACCCCCACTACCGTTTCGGGAACAAGGTCTTCTGGATCATCATGTGCTTTATCCAGATCATCGGCCCGGTCATCTACTTTATTTTCGGAAAAGGCGAAGAAGAATAA
- a CDS encoding helix-turn-helix transcriptional regulator, with translation MKEINISTVIAAKRREKGVTQDELADYMGVSKASVSKWETGQSYPDITFLPRLAAYFNISIDELVGYLPQMTAEDIKKNYNRLAHEFSRRPFWEVYAECEELVKKYYSCFPLIFEIAALLFNHYPLAKEPEKQQEVLNKIIALCEHIKSDGEDIWLSKQANSMQALCYLGLQKPLEVLELLDGSFKPVMSTEVVLSSAYQMKGDFKKATMVMQVGVYQYLGIILGIAPSYLSLYMNDERFEPLLNRFLKLAEAFGFDALRPDLLAPIYYIAALTYSGKQDTEKTLEMLCGYEKVCTSDSFAVTLHGDKFFDQLDDWLEEFVLNKSVPRDIKVIREDVVNLIKKNPAFAFLAENPTYQKILSTLEANLG, from the coding sequence TTGAAAGAGATTAACATTTCCACGGTGATCGCCGCAAAGCGGCGCGAAAAAGGTGTGACCCAGGATGAGCTCGCCGACTACATGGGTGTCTCGAAGGCCTCGGTCTCCAAATGGGAAACAGGCCAAAGTTATCCCGACATCACATTTCTGCCGCGTCTTGCGGCCTACTTCAATATCAGCATCGACGAGTTGGTCGGCTATCTCCCCCAAATGACCGCGGAGGACATTAAAAAAAACTATAACCGGCTGGCGCATGAGTTCAGCCGCAGGCCCTTTTGGGAGGTCTACGCCGAATGCGAAGAGCTCGTCAAAAAATATTACTCCTGCTTTCCGCTGATCTTCGAAATCGCGGCGCTGCTGTTTAACCACTATCCGCTGGCCAAGGAACCCGAAAAGCAGCAGGAAGTTTTGAACAAGATCATCGCCCTGTGCGAACACATTAAGAGCGACGGCGAGGACATCTGGCTTTCCAAGCAGGCCAACTCGATGCAGGCGCTTTGTTACCTCGGTCTGCAAAAACCGCTGGAGGTGCTGGAACTTTTGGACGGCTCCTTCAAACCCGTGATGAGCACCGAGGTCGTGCTCTCCAGCGCCTATCAGATGAAGGGCGATTTTAAAAAGGCGACCATGGTCATGCAGGTTGGAGTCTATCAGTATCTCGGGATTATCTTGGGCATCGCCCCGTCCTATCTCTCGCTGTACATGAACGACGAACGGTTTGAACCTCTGCTGAACCGGTTCTTGAAACTCGCCGAGGCGTTCGGTTTCGACGCACTCCGGCCCGATCTTTTAGCGCCGATTTACTACATCGCCGCGCTGACTTATTCGGGAAAGCAGGACACGGAGAAGACCTTGGAAATGCTGTGCGGTTACGAAAAGGTGTGCACATCAGACAGTTTTGCGGTGACGCTGCACGGTGACAAGTTCTTCGATCAGCTCGACGACTGGCTGGAGGAATTCGTGCTCAACAAAAGCGTCCCCCGCGACATCAAAGTAATCCGCGAAGACGTTGTGAACCTGATTAAAAAAAACCCCGCGTTCGCCTTCTTAGCCGAAAACCCAACCTATCAAAAAATCCTGTCAACGCTTGAAGCCAATTTGGGGTAA
- a CDS encoding sigma-70 family RNA polymerase sigma factor, which yields MTREEQLRKITEQYLSAFLGFAVNKIGNISEAEELAQEITFQAVAAVNRGNINENFDSYIWSIAHNTFKRWCKRKTPLPLDDDMDTFTNIMSDTVPAVEQIISDEETNEIRLALSRLTKDYRQTLVCFYYDELSIRETAKRLLLSEEMVKFYLRAGKQKLKEAFDMNQIGEKSYNPLEFSVYKSGLDLSKVNIWEVFKRKLPCQIAIICHDSAKTVGEISIGTGTPSVYIEDEIGLLLDAGVMTNPVKGKYRTNFHILKENAVYQIRKQFERLYESYVSLVLKAYEKYKSELLKCGVFKFDATPNQWAWYFIRNIPAFAYEGYELTADDYPRILSCGSKSIIFAEAAKGSVWAMGETPTFLEKCDVHPCDVLAFGKFHRQNELRDKRKAQALYDVFCGDVKETDKEIYAELIEQGYVIKRGEKLFCNVAVTTKASRELFHRINVELSSELKKLCGDIRANISRIVSATLPEQLKAYENGYTETWIAFYAGIYFNETLYQRGFIQIPERNDLTPIACLIYEK from the coding sequence ATGACAAGGGAAGAGCAACTACGAAAAATCACAGAGCAATACCTTTCTGCGTTTCTCGGATTCGCCGTCAACAAGATCGGTAATATTTCCGAAGCCGAGGAACTGGCTCAAGAGATCACGTTTCAAGCCGTTGCCGCTGTCAATCGCGGTAATATCAATGAAAACTTTGACTCGTATATTTGGAGTATTGCGCACAATACGTTCAAGAGATGGTGTAAAAGAAAAACGCCGCTTCCGCTTGATGATGATATGGATACTTTCACAAATATCATGAGCGATACTGTTCCCGCCGTTGAACAAATAATCAGCGATGAAGAAACAAATGAAATACGCCTTGCGCTGTCCCGGCTGACAAAGGATTACCGTCAAACGCTTGTATGCTTTTATTACGACGAACTGTCCATCCGCGAAACCGCAAAGCGGCTTTTGCTTAGCGAAGAGATGGTCAAGTTCTATCTGCGTGCGGGCAAGCAAAAATTGAAGGAGGCATTTGACATGAACCAAATAGGTGAAAAGAGTTATAATCCGTTGGAATTTTCGGTATACAAATCCGGGCTTGACCTTTCGAAAGTAAACATATGGGAAGTTTTTAAACGCAAACTGCCGTGTCAGATCGCAATCATCTGCCATGATAGCGCTAAAACCGTGGGCGAAATTTCAATTGGAACAGGTACGCCGTCCGTCTACATTGAAGATGAGATCGGATTACTTCTGGACGCCGGTGTTATGACCAATCCCGTTAAAGGTAAATATCGTACAAACTTTCATATCCTGAAAGAAAATGCGGTGTATCAAATCAGAAAACAATTCGAACGTTTGTACGAATCGTATGTTTCGCTCGTGCTCAAAGCATATGAGAAATACAAGTCGGAACTTTTGAAATGCGGTGTTTTTAAATTTGACGCAACACCGAATCAATGGGCATGGTATTTTATCAGAAATATCCCTGCGTTCGCCTATGAAGGGTATGAACTCACGGCAGATGATTATCCTCGGATACTGTCCTGCGGCTCGAAAAGCATCATCTTCGCCGAAGCTGCAAAAGGATCCGTCTGGGCAATGGGAGAAACACCGACATTCCTCGAAAAATGTGACGTTCATCCATGCGACGTGCTTGCGTTCGGCAAATTTCATCGCCAAAACGAACTGCGGGATAAGCGTAAGGCGCAGGCTCTTTACGATGTTTTCTGCGGAGATGTCAAAGAAACGGATAAAGAAATTTACGCGGAACTGATCGAACAGGGTTATGTCATTAAACGCGGCGAAAAGCTGTTTTGCAATGTAGCCGTCACAACGAAAGCAAGCCGCGAATTGTTTCATCGGATTAACGTGGAACTTTCAAGCGAATTAAAAAAATTGTGCGGTGACATCCGTGCAAACATTTCGAGAATCGTTTCCGCAACGCTTCCGGAACAGCTCAAAGCATATGAAAACGGCTACACCGAAACATGGATCGCGTTTTACGCCGGGATATATTTCAACGAAACATTATATCAAAGAGGTTTCATTCAAATACCCGAGAGGAACGATCTGACGCCGATTGCCTGCTTGATTTATGAGAAGTGA